ATCAACAGCAATCACGCGTTCATACCAGGCGACGGTGACCGGGCACTTAGCGCGCATCTCGGCGTCGATGCCCATGGAGAAGCCCCAGGCCAGCGCAGAGGCGAGTGTGATATCGGCCATGCTGATCTTGTCCTCGCTGCACAACCACGTGCGATCCTTCAGGTGGGAGTCGAGAAAGGCGAGCGAGCGGGCCAGGCGCTCCAGGGCGTCGTTCTCCGTGGCCTCGTTGTAGGGTTTCGCCCCCCGACGCCACAAGGCCAGCTGCACCACGTTCTCCATAACTTCACCATGTGCAAAGCAGATCCACTGCCGGATCGTAACCCGCTCGACAAGCGTGCTGCCCATCAGCTGCTCGGCGGCCGGGCCACTCAGCGCCACATACTCGGCAATGGCATCCGTCTCGAACAGGTTGAGGCCGTCGGCGCCCTCGAACGTGGGCACCTTGCCGAATGGGAACTTGGACAGGAATTCAGGGGTGCGGTTAGTCTCGCGCATGACGAAGTCCGGGAAGGCCAGCTCCAGGCCGTTGAGGTTGGCTGCCGCCTGGATCTGTTGGGGGCGTAGATTAGCAGGCATTGGGGGGAAGCAAGCATGCGGGACGCACCCTCATGACCCGGGGGCTAGGAATGTAAGACCAGATTTTGCCGAATGGTGCCATTGTGTCTT
This region of Aspergillus puulaauensis MK2 DNA, chromosome 5, nearly complete sequence genomic DNA includes:
- a CDS encoding glutathione S-transferase family protein (COG:J;~EggNog:ENOG410PPG4;~InterPro:IPR036249,IPR040079,IPR036282,IPR010987, IPR004045,IPR004046;~PFAM:PF00043,PF14497,PF13417,PF13410,PF02798;~go_function: GO:0005515 - protein binding [Evidence IEA];~go_process: GO:0006749 - glutathione metabolic process [Evidence IEA]), with amino-acid sequence MAPFGKIWSYIPSPRVMRIQAAANLNGLELAFPDFVMRETNRTPEFLSKFPFGKVPTFEGADGLNLFETDAIAEYVALSGPAAEQLMGSTLVERVTIRQWICFAHGEVMENVVQLALWRRGAKPYNEATENDALERLARSLAFLDSHLKDRTWLCSEDKISMADITLASALAWGFSMGIDAEMRAKCPVTVAWYERVIAVDGVKQAFGETKFIEKRQVPQN